In Clostridium swellfunianum, a genomic segment contains:
- the gndA gene encoding NADP-dependent phosphogluconate dehydrogenase, whose product MSKQQIGVIGLAVMGKNLALNIESKGFTVSVYNRSREKTDDFMSEIGNKNLVGTYSIEEFVNSIETPRKIIMMVKAGKAVDDTIEQLKPFISKGDILIDGGNSFFVDTIRRNKELEKEGYRFVGTGVSGGEEGALKGPAIMPGGQEDAYRLVEPILTAISAKVDGEPCCTYIGSDGAGHYVKMVHNGIEYGDMQLISEAYVLLKNVIGLSAKELHEIFAEWNKGELDSYLIDITQDIFTKYDEETGKPMVDVILDTAGQKGTGKWTSQSALDLGISTPTITEAVFARCISAIKSERTAASKILKGSKVPDFNRDKNDLIEAIRKALYASKICSYAQGFALMKAAAKEYNWNLNYGSIAMIFRGGCIIRAQFLQKIKDAYDRNSELANLMLDPYFKNILESYQDAWREVICTAVKYGIPTPGFSSALAYFDSYRSEFLPANLLQAQRDYFGAHTFERVDREGTFHYKWF is encoded by the coding sequence ATGAGCAAACAGCAAATAGGAGTAATAGGACTTGCCGTTATGGGGAAGAATCTTGCTCTTAACATAGAGAGCAAAGGGTTTACAGTTTCTGTATATAATCGTTCAAGAGAAAAAACAGATGATTTTATGAGTGAGATAGGGAACAAAAATCTTGTGGGAACTTATTCTATTGAAGAATTTGTAAACTCCATTGAGACTCCAAGAAAGATAATTATGATGGTTAAGGCGGGAAAGGCTGTTGACGATACAATAGAACAACTTAAGCCATTTATATCTAAAGGTGATATTTTAATAGATGGAGGAAATTCATTCTTTGTTGACACAATAAGAAGAAATAAAGAGCTTGAAAAAGAAGGCTACAGGTTCGTCGGAACAGGTGTATCAGGAGGAGAAGAAGGAGCTCTTAAGGGACCGGCTATAATGCCGGGAGGACAGGAAGATGCCTATAGACTTGTGGAACCTATTCTTACAGCTATCTCCGCAAAGGTAGATGGAGAGCCTTGCTGCACCTACATAGGTAGTGATGGAGCGGGACATTATGTCAAAATGGTACATAACGGAATTGAATATGGCGATATGCAGCTTATTTCTGAGGCATATGTCCTTCTTAAAAATGTGATTGGATTATCAGCAAAAGAACTTCATGAGATTTTTGCTGAATGGAACAAGGGTGAGCTTGACAGCTATTTAATAGATATAACTCAGGACATATTTACAAAGTATGATGAAGAAACTGGGAAGCCTATGGTTGATGTTATACTTGATACAGCAGGGCAAAAGGGTACTGGTAAATGGACTAGTCAAAGCGCTTTGGATCTTGGGATTTCAACGCCAACTATTACAGAAGCAGTGTTTGCGCGCTGCATATCTGCCATAAAGAGTGAGCGTACAGCAGCAAGCAAGATATTAAAGGGATCAAAAGTTCCTGATTTTAATCGAGATAAAAACGATCTAATAGAAGCAATAAGAAAGGCTTTATATGCTAGCAAAATTTGTTCCTATGCTCAGGGGTTTGCACTAATGAAAGCAGCTGCTAAAGAATACAACTGGAATTTGAACTACGGTAGTATTGCAATGATATTCAGAGGTGGTTGTATAATAAGAGCTCAATTCCTTCAAAAAATAAAAGATGCTTATGATAGAAACTCTGAACTGGCAAATTTAATGCTTGATCCATACTTTAAGAATATACTTGAAAGTTATCAAGATGCATGGAGAGAGGTTATATGTACCGCCGTTAAATATGGTATTCCAACGCCAGGTTTTTCTAGTGCGTTAGCATACTTCGACAGCTACAGAAGTGAGTTTCTTCCTGCAAATCTTCTTCAAGCTCAAAGAGATTACTTTGGAGCACATACTTTTGAGAGAGTTGATAGAGAAGGGACATTCCATTATAAATGGTTTTAG
- a CDS encoding TIGR04540 family protein: MKAVYKNPRELATKLMDLVDTYREGLITQEKFEESIIAIIEKNEDRVYKNGFMPVKLISIIGEDRKAVIDEVSKKLNN; this comes from the coding sequence ATGAAAGCAGTATATAAAAACCCGAGAGAACTAGCTACAAAGCTAATGGATTTAGTTGATACCTATAGAGAGGGATTAATTACGCAGGAGAAGTTTGAGGAAAGTATTATAGCTATAATTGAGAAAAATGAAGATAGAGTTTATAAAAATGGTTTTATGCCTGTTAAACTTATCAGTATCATAGGAGAGGATAGAAAAGCCGTTATAGATGAGGTATCAAAAAAACTTAACAACTAA
- a CDS encoding QueT transporter family protein: MRFNVRKIVFGGLIGAVYAALTMVLAPISYGEIQFRIAEVLTILPFFSGFSVLGLFIGCIVSNILSPIGPLDMIFGSLATLIAAIMTYYIGKSNFKLRRFLAPLPAVVVNAVIIGLLISYTANIPFIIPAIQVGFGELVVCYVLGLPLIMLIERNEKLKNYLK, encoded by the coding sequence ATGAGGTTTAATGTTCGTAAAATTGTATTTGGTGGTTTGATTGGCGCCGTATATGCAGCTTTAACTATGGTTTTAGCACCTATAAGCTATGGTGAAATTCAGTTCAGAATTGCAGAAGTTCTAACTATATTACCTTTTTTCTCAGGTTTTTCTGTTTTAGGACTTTTTATAGGTTGCATTGTATCTAATATTTTAAGTCCAATAGGTCCATTAGATATGATCTTTGGCTCTCTTGCAACTTTAATAGCTGCAATAATGACATATTACATTGGAAAGAGCAATTTTAAGTTAAGAAGGTTTCTTGCTCCATTACCAGCTGTAGTAGTTAATGCTGTTATTATAGGACTTTTAATAAGCTATACTGCAAATATTCCATTTATTATTCCTGCCATTCAGGTGGGTTTTGGCGAGTTAGTAGTTTGCTATGTATTAGGTTTACCTTTAATTATGTTAATTGAAAGAAATGAAAAACTAAAGAACTACTTAAAATAG
- a CDS encoding HAD family hydrolase: MNIDSIIFDLDGTLWDSTDGVLKSWNTIIENNKDINVKLTKEILKGTMGLQIIDIGRKLFPNLSDDRIKELMKDCCELENEYLEKHGGILYDNLEETLKELSSNSKLFIVSNCQCGYIEVFLKYHNLGKYFLDFENPGRTGLSKGENIKLVVERNKLKSSVYVGDTEGDLKAAKFAGIPFIYASYGFGEVSEYDYSIKRFNELLELVKQE; this comes from the coding sequence ATGAATATAGACAGCATAATTTTTGATTTGGATGGTACCTTATGGGATTCCACAGATGGAGTTTTAAAATCTTGGAATACCATAATTGAAAATAATAAGGATATAAATGTTAAACTAACAAAGGAAATTTTAAAGGGAACAATGGGACTTCAAATAATAGATATTGGAAGAAAGCTGTTTCCTAATTTAAGCGATGATAGAATTAAAGAATTGATGAAGGACTGCTGTGAATTAGAGAATGAGTATTTAGAAAAGCATGGTGGAATTCTATATGATAATCTTGAGGAAACTCTTAAGGAATTATCAAGTAACTCTAAGCTGTTTATAGTAAGTAACTGTCAATGTGGTTATATAGAAGTGTTTTTAAAATATCATAACCTTGGCAAATATTTTCTGGATTTTGAGAACCCAGGCAGAACAGGACTTAGTAAGGGTGAAAATATAAAGCTTGTTGTAGAAAGAAATAAGCTGAAAAGTTCAGTTTATGTAGGAGATACAGAAGGAGACTTAAAGGCGGCAAAGTTTGCGGGTATTCCATTTATCTATGCTAGCTATGGCTTTGGCGAGGTAAGCGAATATGATTACTCAATTAAAAGATTTAATGAATTGCTAGAGCTTGTTAAGCAAGAATAA
- a CDS encoding threonine aldolase family protein translates to MYSFKNDYSEGAHPRILSSLIESNLEQHEGYGEDKYTKEAIELLKKRMDNQHVDVHLLSGGTQANLTALSAFLRPHEAVIAANTGHILVHETGAIEATGHKIISIDTDDGKLTSMKVKMALDYHTDEHMVKPKLVYISNPTEIGSIYTKSELESLSSFCRENKLILYVDGARLGSALCSEENDMTLPELASLVDAFYIGGTKNGALIGEALVICSDCLKEDFRFHLKQKGALLAKGRLLGIQFLELFKDELYFDLARHANNMAKLLKEGLCSEGYKFLTHSPSNQIFPILPNKLIEKLEESYAFYIWQKIDKDNSAIRLVTSWATDEKDVLGLIESVKNFR, encoded by the coding sequence ATGTATAGCTTTAAAAACGATTATAGCGAAGGTGCGCACCCAAGGATATTGAGTTCTTTAATAGAATCAAATTTAGAACAACATGAAGGTTATGGAGAAGACAAATACACTAAAGAGGCTATTGAACTTCTTAAAAAAAGAATGGATAACCAACATGTTGATGTTCACCTATTATCCGGTGGTACTCAGGCTAATTTGACAGCTTTATCTGCTTTTTTAAGACCACACGAAGCTGTTATTGCAGCTAATACAGGTCATATACTTGTTCATGAAACAGGTGCTATTGAAGCAACTGGTCATAAAATAATATCCATTGATACTGATGATGGCAAACTGACATCAATGAAGGTTAAGATGGCTTTAGATTATCATACAGACGAACACATGGTAAAACCTAAACTAGTATACATATCAAATCCAACTGAGATTGGATCGATATACACGAAATCTGAGCTCGAAAGCTTAAGCAGCTTCTGTAGAGAAAATAAGCTTATATTATATGTTGATGGAGCAAGGCTTGGTTCGGCACTTTGCTCAGAAGAAAATGATATGACTCTTCCAGAACTTGCAAGCTTAGTGGATGCTTTTTATATTGGTGGAACTAAAAATGGAGCCTTAATAGGAGAGGCTCTTGTAATTTGCTCAGATTGTCTTAAAGAGGATTTTAGATTTCATCTAAAGCAAAAGGGTGCACTACTTGCAAAAGGAAGACTTTTAGGAATACAGTTTTTAGAATTATTTAAGGATGAACTATATTTTGATTTGGCAAGGCATGCTAACAACATGGCTAAGCTTTTAAAAGAGGGTTTATGTAGTGAAGGGTATAAATTTTTAACTCATTCTCCATCAAATCAAATATTTCCTATACTCCCTAACAAGCTTATAGAAAAACTTGAGGAGAGTTATGCTTTTTACATATGGCAAAAGATTGATAAAGATAATTCGGCTATTCGTCTGGTTACTTCTTGGGCAACAGATGAGAAGGACGTATTAGGTTTGATTGAAAGTGTTAAGAATTTTAGATAG
- a CDS encoding amino acid ABC transporter ATP-binding protein, which translates to MSKVIEVQHLSKAFGSHEVLKDIDFSVNKGEVVSIIGSSGSGKSTLLRCINLLEKPSGGEIIYNGENILDDRHDIRVYRTKLGMVFQQFNLFNNHDVLSNCVVGQIKVLNRSRQVAEKVALNYLKVVGMEQYINAKPKQLSGGQKQRVAIARALSMEPDVMLFDEPTSALDPEMVGEVLKVMKELADSGLTMLVVTHEMGFAKEVSDRVVFMDKGIIAEEGSPEQIFNNPSQDRTKEFLKRTLNPV; encoded by the coding sequence ATGAGCAAAGTAATTGAAGTGCAGCATTTAAGCAAAGCCTTTGGATCTCATGAGGTACTAAAAGATATAGATTTCTCTGTAAATAAAGGTGAAGTTGTTTCTATTATAGGTTCATCAGGATCAGGAAAATCTACTCTTCTTCGCTGTATAAATCTTTTGGAAAAACCAAGTGGGGGAGAGATAATTTATAACGGAGAAAACATCTTAGATGATAGGCATGATATTCGTGTTTACAGAACAAAGCTAGGTATGGTATTTCAACAGTTTAATCTTTTTAATAATCATGATGTTTTAAGCAACTGTGTGGTTGGTCAAATCAAGGTTCTAAATCGCTCAAGGCAAGTAGCTGAGAAGGTAGCGCTTAACTATCTAAAAGTTGTTGGAATGGAACAATATATAAATGCAAAACCCAAACAGCTTTCTGGAGGACAAAAGCAGCGTGTAGCTATAGCTAGAGCTCTTTCTATGGAGCCGGATGTAATGCTGTTTGATGAACCAACCTCTGCTCTTGATCCAGAAATGGTAGGAGAGGTTTTAAAGGTCATGAAGGAACTTGCAGATTCAGGCCTTACAATGCTTGTAGTTACTCACGAAATGGGATTTGCAAAGGAAGTATCGGATCGAGTGGTATTTATGGATAAGGGAATTATTGCTGAAGAGGGCAGCCCAGAACAAATATTCAACAATCCAAGTCAGGACCGTACAAAGGAGTTTTTAAAGCGTACATTGAATCCGGTTTAA
- a CDS encoding transporter substrate-binding domain-containing protein codes for MRKKLSVLIAMSLSAVMLLGGCGISKSEKDASASAPKQETFKVGLEAGYAPFNWTQMDASNGAVKIEGSSEYAGGYDVEIAKKIAEGLGKQLVVVKTEWDGLVPALTSGKIDAIVAGMSPTAERRQTIDFSDNYYKSNLVMVVKKGGKYEDAASIQEFNGAKVTAQLNTFHYSVINQIQDVKLQSAMDNFPVMRVALESGMIDGYVSERPEGISAQAANSNFKMVEFKEGFKTSDDDTAIAVGVAKGSDLTAKINDTLKGITEDQRKAIMDAAIKNQPAAN; via the coding sequence ATGAGAAAGAAGTTATCAGTGCTAATTGCAATGTCATTATCAGCAGTAATGCTTTTAGGAGGATGTGGGATAAGTAAATCTGAAAAGGATGCTTCTGCATCTGCACCAAAGCAGGAAACCTTTAAAGTAGGTCTTGAGGCAGGTTATGCACCTTTTAATTGGACACAAATGGATGCGTCAAATGGAGCTGTCAAGATTGAAGGTTCGTCAGAATATGCGGGTGGCTATGATGTTGAAATAGCAAAGAAAATAGCAGAAGGTTTAGGAAAGCAATTAGTAGTAGTTAAAACAGAATGGGATGGTTTAGTTCCAGCTTTAACCTCAGGAAAAATAGATGCAATAGTTGCAGGTATGTCACCAACAGCGGAGCGTAGACAGACTATAGACTTCTCCGACAACTATTATAAATCAAATTTAGTTATGGTAGTTAAGAAAGGTGGAAAGTATGAGGATGCTGCATCAATTCAGGAGTTTAATGGTGCAAAAGTTACTGCTCAATTAAATACCTTCCATTACTCAGTTATAAATCAAATTCAAGATGTAAAGCTGCAGTCAGCAATGGACAATTTTCCGGTTATGAGAGTTGCTCTTGAATCTGGAATGATTGATGGATATGTATCCGAACGTCCAGAAGGTATCAGCGCACAAGCAGCAAACAGCAACTTCAAAATGGTAGAGTTTAAGGAAGGTTTTAAAACTTCCGATGATGATACAGCTATAGCTGTAGGTGTTGCTAAAGGAAGCGATTTAACTGCTAAGATAAATGATACACTAAAGGGAATTACAGAAGATCAGCGTAAAGCAATAATGGATGCTGCGATCAAAAATCAGCCGGCAGCAAATTAA
- a CDS encoding amino acid ABC transporter permease: protein MSLDWIIKIVSKNWPMFLRGAGMTLLVAMIGTIVGSLIGLLVGVIRTVPMPERGLKKYFLKFINIILSVYIEIFRGTPMIVQAMVIYYGSKQAFGLDMNKLTAAIFIVSINTGAYMAEIVRGGIVSIDKGQFEASHAIGMSHFQTMMNVILPQVVRNILPATGNEFVINIKDTSVLNVISVSELYFQTKSVAGMNFHYFESFFVACVLYFVMTFTVTRILRYVERKLDGPENYIMYANQMQVETPEDAIRRTQNG, encoded by the coding sequence ATGAGTCTTGATTGGATAATTAAAATAGTTTCAAAAAATTGGCCTATGTTCCTTCGTGGTGCTGGAATGACTCTTCTGGTTGCTATGATAGGTACTATTGTTGGATCTCTAATAGGTTTACTGGTTGGGGTAATTCGTACAGTTCCAATGCCTGAAAGAGGGTTAAAAAAGTATTTTCTAAAATTCATAAATATTATACTTTCTGTTTATATTGAAATATTTAGAGGTACACCAATGATTGTACAAGCGATGGTAATTTATTACGGCTCAAAGCAAGCTTTTGGTCTTGATATGAATAAGCTAACGGCTGCAATCTTTATAGTGTCTATTAATACAGGAGCGTACATGGCTGAAATTGTCCGTGGAGGAATTGTATCAATTGACAAGGGACAGTTTGAAGCGTCACATGCTATAGGTATGAGCCACTTCCAAACTATGATGAATGTAATACTGCCTCAGGTTGTACGAAATATATTGCCAGCTACTGGTAATGAGTTTGTGATAAATATTAAAGATACCTCTGTGCTTAATGTAATTTCTGTATCAGAGCTGTACTTTCAAACAAAATCAGTTGCAGGAATGAACTTCCACTATTTTGAGTCTTTCTTTGTTGCTTGTGTACTTTATTTTGTAATGACCTTTACAGTAACAAGAATACTTCGTTATGTTGAAAGAAAGCTGGATGGTCCTGAAAATTACATTATGTATGCAAACCAAATGCAGGTTGAAACCCCTGAGGATGCAATTAGAAGAACACAAAACGGCTAG
- a CDS encoding tRNA (mnm(5)s(2)U34)-methyltransferase yields MYNYVGDISKLAQNIVVSYMKSFNVAVDATLGNGHDTDFLSDNFKRVFSFDIQKSAIDNYSRKEKENVVLIHNSHERLSDFVDCKVDCIMYNLGFMPGGDKTITTLAESTISSLKVALELLNCGGIITLAIYPGHKEGRIEEEAVLSFVKNLSKREYGVMLHSFINRNNSPMLLIIEKNTL; encoded by the coding sequence TTGTATAATTACGTGGGAGACATTAGTAAACTTGCACAGAATATTGTTGTAAGTTATATGAAAAGCTTTAATGTTGCTGTGGATGCTACCTTAGGTAACGGGCACGATACTGATTTTCTTAGTGATAATTTCAAACGAGTTTTTAGTTTTGACATTCAAAAGAGTGCTATTGATAATTACAGTAGAAAAGAGAAAGAAAATGTTGTGTTGATTCATAACAGTCATGAAAGACTAAGTGACTTTGTAGACTGCAAGGTAGATTGTATTATGTACAATTTAGGTTTCATGCCTGGTGGCGATAAGACTATAACAACCCTTGCTGAATCTACAATTTCCAGCCTTAAGGTGGCCCTTGAACTTTTGAATTGTGGTGGAATTATAACTCTAGCGATTTACCCAGGCCATAAAGAAGGAAGAATAGAAGAAGAAGCAGTTTTAAGCTTTGTTAAAAATCTTTCAAAAAGAGAGTACGGAGTAATGCTTCATTCATTTATAAATAGAAATAACTCCCCTATGCTGCTTATTATTGAAAAAAATACGCTTTAA
- a CDS encoding HD-GYP domain-containing protein, producing MKKLLYVHELVPGMISTKEIVANGTVLIGKGVPITKFAIGKLRENYIYNKVEIYYEDNSEHSNVKTVEDVEQNFNEIAFDIKRVFENMDALKLSEIEEVRRFAARIQDELKSVSAVIKNIVLYGSGGDIIYRHGVNVAALSTILGKWIGLGGAELNLLTYASILHDFGKTKIDKNILNKPDSLDDNEYKQIKSHSVIGYNYVKEIPFLDKSVSYGVLMHHERLDGSGYPLGLKDTQIHQFARIIAIADVFDAVNSDRIYKKRKSPFEALEIIKKESLGKLDYEFCSIFLNHIINYYVGESVLLNGKKICKIIKIDLNDLMRPLLLDDCGFIDLKNNKDLYIEALVN from the coding sequence ATGAAAAAGCTTTTATATGTCCATGAATTAGTTCCGGGTATGATTTCAACTAAGGAAATAGTAGCTAATGGCACTGTCTTAATTGGCAAAGGGGTTCCGATTACTAAATTTGCTATTGGTAAACTACGAGAGAATTATATTTATAATAAAGTTGAGATATATTATGAAGATAATAGTGAACATAGCAATGTAAAAACTGTTGAGGATGTAGAACAAAACTTTAATGAAATAGCTTTTGATATAAAAAGAGTATTTGAAAATATGGATGCTTTAAAACTATCAGAGATTGAAGAAGTAAGGCGTTTTGCAGCCCGAATACAAGATGAGTTGAAGTCAGTTAGTGCAGTTATAAAGAATATTGTGCTTTATGGCAGTGGAGGAGATATTATCTATAGGCATGGTGTTAATGTTGCTGCGCTAAGTACTATACTTGGAAAGTGGATAGGTCTTGGTGGAGCTGAATTGAATCTACTTACCTATGCGTCCATTCTACACGATTTTGGCAAGACTAAAATAGATAAAAATATTTTAAACAAACCAGACTCGCTAGATGATAATGAGTATAAACAAATAAAGTCTCATTCTGTAATAGGTTATAACTATGTAAAGGAAATACCGTTTTTGGACAAATCAGTAAGCTATGGTGTGCTTATGCACCATGAAAGATTGGATGGATCAGGATATCCATTAGGCTTGAAGGATACACAAATACATCAATTTGCAAGGATAATAGCTATTGCAGATGTATTTGATGCAGTAAATTCAGATAGGATATACAAAAAGAGAAAAAGTCCCTTTGAAGCTCTAGAGATAATAAAAAAGGAAAGCTTGGGAAAGTTGGATTATGAGTTTTGCAGTATATTTTTAAATCATATTATTAACTATTATGTAGGTGAAAGCGTATTATTAAATGGTAAAAAAATATGCAAAATAATTAAAATTGATTTAAATGATTTGATGAGACCCCTTCTTCTAGATGATTGTGGCTTTATCGATTTAAAGAATAATAAGGATTTATATATTGAAGCTTTAGTTAATTAG
- a CDS encoding pseudouridine synthase, giving the protein MLERLQKYMADCGVASRRKCEEIILEGRVRVNDIVVKELGSKIERTKDTITVDEKIISPEEKKVYIALNKPIGYVSTVKDERGRKTLIDLVKVDERIYPIGRLDYDTSGLILMTNDGEVYNRVIHPRQQVNKKYIAKVEGTPTQEEIEKFKTGVNIGDYITSNAGFKILSKDNNTTTVEIIIHEGKNRQIRRMCEAIGHPVIDLKRMSVGNIKLGDLKLGEWRNLTNQEVTYLKNL; this is encoded by the coding sequence ATGTTAGAGAGATTGCAAAAATATATGGCAGACTGCGGTGTGGCCTCAAGAAGAAAGTGTGAAGAAATTATATTAGAGGGAAGAGTTAGGGTAAATGATATTGTTGTAAAAGAACTGGGTAGCAAAATAGAAAGAACTAAAGATACGATTACGGTAGATGAAAAGATAATTAGTCCTGAAGAGAAAAAAGTCTACATAGCCCTTAACAAACCTATTGGCTACGTGTCCACAGTTAAGGATGAAAGAGGCAGAAAAACTCTTATAGATTTAGTTAAAGTAGATGAAAGAATATACCCTATAGGCAGGCTGGACTACGACACTTCAGGGCTAATTCTTATGACAAACGATGGAGAGGTATACAATAGAGTTATTCATCCAAGGCAGCAAGTAAATAAAAAATACATAGCAAAGGTAGAGGGAACCCCCACACAGGAAGAAATAGAAAAATTTAAAACTGGAGTAAATATTGGAGACTATATAACTTCAAATGCTGGTTTTAAAATTTTATCCAAGGACAATAACACAACTACTGTGGAAATTATCATCCATGAAGGTAAGAACAGACAAATAAGGAGAATGTGCGAAGCTATAGGTCACCCTGTAATAGACCTAAAAAGAATGTCTGTAGGAAATATTAAACTTGGTGATTTAAAGCTTGGGGAGTGGAGAAACTTAACAAATCAAGAAGTTACCTATTTAAAAAATCTATAA
- a CDS encoding NADPH-dependent oxidoreductase: MNETLKTIHNHRSIRKYLDKDVPQEMLDQILLSAQSMPTSINGQQLSIIVIRDKDKKNKIAELAGNQIWISQAPVFLVFVADFYKTRIAAEKNNLTQEIHESVEGTLVATFDAGIAMGGTIAAAESLGLGIVPIGAVRKKPYDIIKLLGLPEYTYPIAGLVVGYPADESAKKPRMPFKAYVHYENYNMKDVKDAIDEYDEIMINYYKERGDKSTTWSKQVSETYKQVYFPEVYPSIKAQGFKNDK; the protein is encoded by the coding sequence ATGAATGAAACTTTAAAAACAATACATAACCATCGTTCTATTAGAAAGTATTTAGATAAGGATGTTCCTCAGGAAATGCTGGATCAAATACTTTTGTCAGCTCAGTCCATGCCTACTTCTATTAACGGGCAACAGCTTTCTATAATTGTAATTAGAGACAAGGATAAAAAAAATAAAATTGCTGAGCTGGCAGGCAATCAAATTTGGATATCCCAAGCTCCAGTGTTTTTAGTATTTGTTGCAGATTTTTATAAAACAAGAATAGCAGCTGAAAAAAATAACTTAACACAAGAAATTCACGAAAGCGTGGAAGGTACTCTGGTAGCGACCTTTGATGCAGGCATAGCTATGGGTGGAACTATAGCCGCAGCTGAATCATTAGGTCTTGGAATTGTCCCTATTGGAGCGGTTAGAAAAAAGCCTTATGACATTATTAAGCTTCTAGGACTTCCAGAGTATACCTATCCGATTGCAGGACTAGTTGTTGGTTATCCTGCAGACGAGTCAGCTAAGAAGCCTAGAATGCCTTTTAAAGCTTATGTGCACTATGAAAACTATAATATGAAAGATGTGAAAGACGCCATAGACGAGTATGATGAAATAATGATTAATTATTACAAGGAGAGAGGCGATAAATCTACAACCTGGAGCAAGCAAGTTTCCGAAACCTACAAGCAGGTTTATTTTCCGGAGGTTTATCCTAGCATTAAAGCTCAAGGCTTCAAAAACGATAAATAG